Proteins encoded together in one Micromonospora auratinigra window:
- a CDS encoding lipopolysaccharide biosynthesis protein encodes MTGEGRGRMRRHTAVLLAGQIGRIALQGLYFVVLARTLGAAHYGASAAVLALVSMLLPFSSLGTILLLVRNVAQQPATAAVQWANCVTLVLVSGTTLAVLLALAGRWVAPAATSVAVIAAVGITDLVLARVTEAAGAVFHAQEHMHWSALVPVLLQAARLLGLAALVLGPWTVDLTSWAVSYAVSTALVCLALTVLVLRRLGWSPPQLARYRQEWRTGLLFSVGMASTTVYNDVDKAMLGRFATLEATGIYSAAYRVVDMSYAPVRSLLGAASPAMWRAGADGSVTAVAAVARARLLRPAAAYCLLGTVGMFGAADLVPALLGDSFTESVPALRALSFLLIVKGCHYVIGDTLTCAGAQGARTVVQVAVAVLNVGLCLLLIPTHGWQGAVLVSLVCDGLLAVGLGAILAHRLRRERSRPAPTTVDYAGTTAAS; translated from the coding sequence GGGTCTCTACTTCGTGGTGCTGGCCCGGACCCTGGGCGCCGCCCACTACGGCGCGAGCGCCGCCGTGCTCGCCCTGGTGTCCATGCTGCTGCCGTTCTCCAGCCTCGGCACGATCCTGCTGCTGGTCCGCAACGTGGCGCAGCAGCCGGCAACCGCCGCCGTCCAGTGGGCGAACTGCGTGACCCTGGTGCTGGTCTCCGGGACGACCCTGGCGGTCCTGCTGGCGCTGGCCGGCCGGTGGGTGGCCCCGGCAGCGACCTCGGTGGCGGTCATCGCCGCCGTCGGGATCACGGATCTGGTCCTCGCCCGGGTGACCGAAGCCGCGGGCGCGGTCTTCCACGCCCAGGAACACATGCACTGGTCCGCGCTGGTGCCCGTCCTCCTCCAGGCCGCCCGGCTCCTCGGCCTCGCCGCCCTGGTGCTGGGGCCGTGGACCGTCGACCTCACCTCGTGGGCGGTCTCGTACGCCGTCTCCACCGCCCTCGTCTGCCTCGCCCTCACGGTGCTCGTCCTCCGCCGGCTCGGCTGGTCGCCACCGCAGCTCGCCCGGTACCGCCAGGAGTGGCGGACCGGCCTGCTCTTCTCCGTCGGCATGGCGTCGACCACCGTGTACAACGACGTCGACAAGGCGATGCTCGGACGCTTCGCCACCCTGGAGGCCACCGGCATCTACTCGGCCGCCTACCGCGTCGTGGACATGTCGTACGCCCCGGTGCGGTCGCTGCTCGGCGCGGCGTCACCGGCGATGTGGCGCGCCGGGGCCGACGGCAGCGTCACCGCCGTCGCCGCGGTGGCCCGGGCCCGCCTCCTGCGGCCGGCCGCCGCCTACTGCCTGCTCGGCACGGTGGGCATGTTCGGTGCCGCCGACCTGGTGCCCGCGCTGCTCGGCGACTCGTTCACCGAGTCGGTGCCGGCGCTGCGGGCCCTGTCCTTCCTGCTGATCGTCAAGGGCTGTCACTACGTCATCGGCGACACGCTGACCTGCGCCGGTGCCCAGGGCGCCCGCACCGTCGTGCAGGTCGCCGTCGCGGTGCTGAACGTCGGCCTGTGCCTGCTCCTGATCCCCACCCACGGCTGGCAGGGCGCCGTCCTGGTCAGCCTGGTCTGCGACGGGCTGCTCGCCGTCGGGCTCGGCGCGATCCTGGCCCACCGACTGCGCCGCGAGCGCAGCCGACCCGCGCCCACCACCGTCGACTACGCCGGTACGACCGCGGCGAGCTGA
- a CDS encoding class I SAM-dependent methyltransferase, with the protein MDATKLRRAIARTPLAPVAAFPKRLARVARHDATVLRTSARWLFTSREHHNYTYDLTRLSREHLAWFVAVTCDAPVAQVRAWFAELDGDEKMRRHIETATATAARRGLADRQVRYARRIGWYAVVRARRPAHVVETGVDKGLGSCVLAAALLRNAAEGHPGRLTSLDINPEAGYLARATPWADVVDLVVGDSIASIRALDRPVDLFLHDSDHSRAHERSEFDEIEAKLAPGAMLLTDNVTATDVLATHAERTGRRFLAYRETPARHWYPGDGIGIAW; encoded by the coding sequence GTGGACGCAACGAAGCTCCGGCGTGCCATCGCCCGTACCCCGTTGGCGCCGGTCGCCGCCTTCCCCAAGCGGCTGGCCCGGGTCGCCCGGCACGACGCGACGGTGCTCCGCACCTCCGCCCGCTGGCTGTTCACCTCCCGGGAACACCACAACTACACCTACGACCTGACCCGACTGAGCCGTGAGCACCTGGCCTGGTTCGTCGCCGTCACCTGTGACGCGCCCGTCGCCCAGGTGCGGGCCTGGTTCGCCGAGCTGGACGGCGACGAGAAGATGCGCCGGCACATCGAGACCGCCACCGCCACCGCCGCCCGCCGGGGCCTCGCCGACCGGCAGGTCCGCTACGCCCGCCGGATCGGCTGGTACGCCGTCGTGCGCGCCCGCCGGCCCGCCCACGTCGTCGAGACCGGCGTCGACAAGGGGCTCGGCAGCTGCGTACTGGCCGCCGCGCTGCTGCGCAACGCCGCCGAGGGACACCCCGGCCGGCTCACCTCCCTCGACATCAACCCCGAAGCCGGCTACCTCGCCCGGGCCACCCCCTGGGCCGACGTCGTCGACCTGGTCGTCGGCGACTCGATCGCCTCGATCCGCGCCCTGGACCGGCCGGTCGACCTCTTCCTGCACGACAGCGACCACAGCCGGGCGCACGAGCGGAGCGAGTTCGACGAGATCGAGGCGAAGCTCGCCCCCGGCGCGATGCTGCTCACCGACAACGTCACCGCCACCGACGTCCTCGCCACCCACGCCGAACGCACCGGCCGGCGGTTCCTCGCCTACCGGGAGACCCCCGCCCGGCACTGGTACCCGGGCGACGGCATCGGCATCGCCTGGTGA
- a CDS encoding expansin EXLX1 family cellulose-binding protein, whose product MTAGSASRPVPPAPDGPAAPGGPAGSGGRSGRGRRRAPGRPRRALAAGGVAALAALLGVTLAVRGGAAPACAAAPRALPAPHPGKATFYDSQGGGGNCSRPAPPADRHYVALGPQEYAAGAACGGYLDVTGPKGTVRVLVMDQCPECEPGHLDLSAEAFARIADPVRGVVDVRYRAVLNPPLPGPLTFRIKEGSSQWWFAVLVGDHGNPLRSVEVRQGAGWRAATRQDYNYWLIDSGAGPGPYTLRVTDTAGHRAVATGIRLRPGQVQRSTVRMYGGSTTPTRSAAPSRTPTRTPGPTTSPRPSVAAPGTTPQVRDAALAPPVAAQTRPTCG is encoded by the coding sequence GTGACCGCCGGCAGCGCCTCCCGACCCGTACCGCCCGCTCCTGACGGCCCGGCCGCCCCCGGCGGTCCGGCCGGTTCCGGCGGGCGCAGTGGGCGTGGCCGCCGTCGCGCGCCCGGCCGACCCCGCCGCGCGCTCGCCGCCGGTGGCGTCGCCGCGCTCGCCGCCCTGCTCGGCGTCACCCTCGCGGTACGCGGCGGCGCCGCCCCCGCCTGCGCCGCCGCACCCCGCGCTCTCCCCGCCCCGCACCCCGGCAAGGCCACCTTCTACGACTCCCAGGGTGGCGGCGGCAACTGCTCCCGCCCCGCCCCACCCGCCGACCGGCACTACGTCGCCCTCGGACCCCAGGAGTACGCCGCCGGCGCCGCCTGCGGTGGCTACCTCGACGTCACCGGCCCGAAGGGCACCGTCCGGGTCCTCGTCATGGACCAGTGCCCCGAGTGCGAACCCGGCCACCTCGACCTCTCCGCCGAGGCGTTCGCCCGGATCGCCGACCCCGTCCGGGGCGTCGTCGACGTCCGCTACCGCGCGGTGCTGAACCCGCCCCTGCCCGGACCGCTCACCTTCCGGATCAAGGAAGGCTCCTCGCAGTGGTGGTTCGCCGTCCTCGTCGGCGACCACGGCAACCCGCTGCGCTCCGTCGAGGTACGCCAGGGCGCCGGTTGGCGCGCCGCCACCCGACAGGACTACAACTACTGGCTCATCGACTCCGGGGCCGGCCCCGGCCCGTACACCCTGCGGGTCACCGACACCGCCGGCCACCGGGCCGTCGCCACCGGCATCCGGCTCCGCCCCGGCCAGGTGCAACGCAGCACGGTCCGGATGTACGGCGGCAGCACCACCCCCACCCGGTCGGCGGCACCCAGCCGCACACCGACGCGTACGCCCGGCCCGACGACCTCCCCGCGCCCGTCCGTCGCGGCGCCCGGCACCACCCCGCAGGTCAGGGACGCGGCGCTCGCCCCGCCCGTCGCCGCGCAGACGCGCCCCACCTGCGGCTGA
- a CDS encoding GNAT family N-acetyltransferase, whose amino-acid sequence MDLRFVLDPELTPALHEQLIDLWVEVTNAGGAVGFVAPVTTADVRPVAQRTLDDVAAGPDRLLVGYAGERPVAVLVFADNRFHLKPHWGTLKRVMVHPDTQGRGYGAALMREAARRAPELGWSALHVTVRGGLGLEAFYARLGYREVGRLPGALRVGPGDDRDEIFMWRDLPAREA is encoded by the coding sequence GTGGACCTGCGCTTCGTTCTCGATCCCGAGTTGACCCCGGCCCTGCACGAGCAACTCATCGACCTCTGGGTGGAGGTCACCAACGCCGGTGGCGCGGTCGGTTTCGTGGCCCCGGTGACCACCGCCGACGTCCGGCCCGTGGCGCAGCGGACGCTCGACGACGTCGCCGCCGGCCCGGACCGGTTGCTGGTCGGCTACGCGGGCGAGCGCCCGGTGGCCGTACTGGTCTTCGCCGACAACCGGTTCCACCTCAAGCCGCACTGGGGCACGCTGAAGCGGGTCATGGTCCACCCGGACACCCAGGGCCGGGGCTACGGGGCGGCCCTGATGCGCGAGGCGGCGCGCCGCGCGCCCGAGCTGGGCTGGTCGGCGCTGCACGTGACGGTCCGCGGCGGGCTGGGTCTGGAGGCGTTCTACGCGCGGCTGGGCTACCGGGAGGTCGGGCGGCTGCCGGGCGCGCTGCGGGTGGGCCCGGGCGACGACCGGGACGAGATCTTCATGTGGCGGGACCTGCCGGCCCGGGAGGCGTAG
- the bcp gene encoding thioredoxin-dependent thiol peroxidase, which yields MTDRLSPGDAAPEFTLPTDTGGTLSLADLRGRKVILYAYPAAMTPGCTKQACDFRDSLGSLQAAGYEVVGISPDKPEKLAKFRDRDAITFPLVADTDKAVLTAYGAYGEKQMYGRTVTGVIRSTFVVDSDGRIERALYNVKATGHVAKLRRDLGLD from the coding sequence ATGACCGACCGCCTCAGCCCCGGCGACGCCGCCCCCGAGTTCACCCTGCCCACCGACACCGGCGGGACCCTCTCCCTGGCCGACCTGCGCGGCCGCAAGGTCATCCTGTACGCCTACCCGGCCGCCATGACGCCCGGCTGCACCAAGCAGGCCTGCGACTTCCGCGACTCGCTCGGCTCCCTGCAGGCCGCCGGCTACGAGGTCGTCGGCATCTCCCCGGACAAGCCGGAGAAGCTGGCCAAGTTCCGCGACCGGGACGCCATCACCTTCCCGCTGGTCGCCGACACCGACAAGGCCGTGCTCACCGCGTACGGCGCCTACGGCGAGAAGCAGATGTACGGCAGGACCGTCACCGGGGTCATCCGCTCCACCTTCGTCGTCGACTCCGACGGCAGGATCGAACGGGCGCTCTACAACGTCAAGGCCACCGGCCACGTCGCCAAGCTGCGCCGCGACCTCGGGCTCGACTGA
- a CDS encoding energy-coupling factor ABC transporter permease, which yields METLAMHISNGIIDGPVAAIFAALALAALTFCVLRGRRDLDDRLAPMAGLVAAFIFAVQMLNFPIFTAGVSGHLLGGALAALLVGPWVGALCVAVVLIVQALVFGDGGVAMLGLNITNMALLGTAAGYLLIALLLRVLPRTRTGLAVTAFVSALVSVVVASQGFVLEYWLGGTTDLGGNLAGLAGTMAGVHLLIGVGEGLITATTVLTVAKVRPDLVYALRTRRPAVPAPAVPVAGGVR from the coding sequence GTGGAAACCCTGGCGATGCACATCTCCAACGGGATCATCGACGGTCCCGTTGCCGCGATCTTCGCGGCGCTGGCGCTCGCCGCGCTCACCTTCTGTGTGCTGCGTGGCCGCCGCGACCTGGACGACCGGCTGGCCCCGATGGCCGGCCTGGTGGCCGCGTTCATCTTCGCCGTGCAGATGCTCAACTTCCCGATCTTCACGGCCGGGGTCAGCGGTCACCTGCTCGGTGGCGCGCTCGCCGCGCTGCTGGTCGGCCCCTGGGTGGGCGCGCTCTGCGTCGCGGTGGTGCTGATCGTGCAGGCCCTGGTCTTCGGCGACGGCGGGGTGGCCATGCTCGGCCTCAACATCACCAACATGGCGCTGCTCGGCACCGCCGCCGGCTACCTGCTGATCGCGCTGCTGCTGCGGGTGCTGCCCCGGACCCGGACCGGGCTGGCCGTCACCGCCTTCGTCTCGGCGCTGGTCAGCGTGGTGGTGGCCAGCCAGGGCTTCGTCCTGGAGTACTGGCTCGGCGGCACCACCGACCTGGGCGGCAACCTGGCCGGACTGGCCGGCACGATGGCCGGCGTGCACCTGCTGATCGGCGTCGGCGAAGGGCTGATCACCGCGACCACCGTGCTCACCGTCGCGAAGGTGCGCCCCGACCTGGTGTACGCGCTGCGTACCCGCCGGCCGGCGGTGCCAGCTCCCGCCGTCCCGGTCGCCGGGGGTGTCCGGTGA
- a CDS encoding PDGLE domain-containing protein gives MSRRSWPFLLGGLLVALLLAGVVSNYASPHPDGLDSSLLKGCTVNAQGEITGGSCPAQRARNHELSDSPLADYGVRGVSNGALSTGLSGVLGVLLTFALGGGLFWLARRRSPARDAGDAPARAGRAD, from the coding sequence GTGAGCCGCCGGTCCTGGCCCTTCCTCCTCGGTGGCCTGCTGGTCGCCCTGCTGCTGGCCGGGGTGGTCAGCAACTACGCCTCCCCGCACCCGGACGGGCTGGACTCCTCGCTGCTCAAGGGCTGCACGGTGAACGCCCAGGGCGAGATCACCGGCGGCAGCTGCCCGGCCCAGCGGGCCCGCAACCACGAGCTGTCCGACAGCCCGCTCGCGGACTACGGGGTGCGCGGCGTCAGCAACGGGGCGCTCTCCACCGGTCTGTCCGGGGTGCTCGGCGTCCTGCTCACCTTCGCCCTCGGCGGCGGCCTGTTCTGGCTGGCCCGCCGCCGCAGCCCGGCCCGCGACGCCGGGGACGCACCGGCCCGCGCCGGCCGCGCCGACTGA
- the cbiQ gene encoding cobalt ECF transporter T component CbiQ: MGAGHAHVLYRESATPVHRLPPEVKIAAMVLFTVAVVATPREAYWAFAGYALLVAVVAGLARVGPRWLLSRALIELPFVLFAFALPFLGSGERVEVAGVGLSVDGLHGAWNILAKGTLGVLASLLLAATTTTRDLIVGLDRLRCPQVLTQIATFMLRYLDVLVGEARRMRVARVSRGDDPRFLWQLRGFAAGVGALFLRAFERGERVYLAMLSRGYTGRMPVLGQGAGAATAGQWAAGAAVPAVAATIAAVAVVLT; this comes from the coding sequence ATGGGTGCCGGGCACGCGCACGTCCTCTACCGGGAGTCGGCGACCCCGGTGCACCGGCTGCCGCCGGAGGTGAAGATCGCCGCGATGGTGCTCTTCACCGTCGCCGTGGTGGCCACGCCCCGGGAGGCGTACTGGGCCTTCGCCGGGTACGCCCTGCTGGTCGCCGTGGTGGCGGGGCTGGCCCGGGTGGGGCCGCGCTGGCTGCTCAGCCGGGCGTTGATCGAGCTGCCGTTCGTGCTCTTCGCGTTCGCGCTGCCGTTCCTCGGGTCGGGGGAGCGGGTCGAGGTGGCCGGCGTGGGCCTGTCGGTGGACGGGCTGCACGGCGCGTGGAACATCCTGGCCAAGGGGACTCTCGGCGTACTCGCGTCGTTGCTGCTGGCGGCGACCACGACGACGCGGGACCTGATCGTCGGCCTGGACCGGCTGCGCTGCCCGCAGGTGCTCACCCAGATCGCCACCTTCATGCTGCGCTACCTGGACGTGCTGGTCGGCGAGGCCCGGCGGATGCGGGTGGCGCGGGTGTCCCGGGGTGACGACCCGCGCTTCCTGTGGCAGTTGCGCGGCTTCGCGGCCGGCGTCGGGGCGCTCTTCCTGCGTGCCTTCGAGCGCGGTGAGCGGGTCTACCTGGCGATGCTGTCGCGTGGCTACACCGGGCGGATGCCGGTGCTCGGGCAGGGCGCGGGGGCGGCGACCGCCGGGCAGTGGGCGGCCGGCGCGGCCGTGCCGGCGGTCGCGGCCACCATCGCCGCCGTCGCGGTCGTCCTGACATGA
- a CDS encoding energy-coupling factor ABC transporter ATP-binding protein — protein sequence MIGYVQQPPSLDVRGVRYAYPDGHVALHGVDLTVPRGDRVALLGPNGAGKTTLVLHLNGILTPTEGTVAVGGLTVSRERDTLAEIRRRVGVVFQDPDDQLFLPTVAEDVAFGPANLGLRGAELAARVDEALAAVGMSEHRDRAPHHLSFGQRRRVAVATVLAMHPEILVLDEPSSNLDPAARRELAEILRGLPVTLLMVTHDLPYAAELCARSVILDGGRIVADAPTLDVLTDEELLARHRLELPYAFDPRAVPRP from the coding sequence ATGATCGGGTACGTGCAGCAGCCGCCCTCCCTGGACGTCCGTGGTGTCCGGTACGCGTATCCGGACGGGCACGTCGCCCTGCACGGGGTCGACCTGACCGTGCCGCGCGGCGACCGGGTGGCGCTGCTCGGGCCGAACGGTGCGGGCAAGACCACGCTGGTGCTGCACCTGAACGGCATCCTCACCCCGACCGAGGGGACGGTCGCCGTCGGTGGCCTGACGGTCAGCCGGGAACGGGACACCCTGGCCGAGATCCGCCGTCGGGTCGGCGTCGTCTTCCAGGACCCCGACGACCAGCTCTTCCTGCCCACGGTCGCCGAGGACGTGGCGTTCGGCCCGGCGAACCTGGGGTTGCGCGGGGCGGAGCTGGCCGCCCGGGTCGACGAGGCGCTCGCCGCGGTCGGGATGAGCGAGCACCGCGACCGGGCCCCGCACCACCTCTCCTTCGGTCAGCGTCGTCGGGTGGCGGTGGCCACCGTGCTGGCCATGCACCCGGAGATCCTGGTGCTCGACGAGCCGTCGTCCAACCTCGACCCGGCCGCCCGGCGGGAGCTGGCGGAGATCCTGCGAGGGCTCCCGGTGACCCTGCTGATGGTGACCCACGACCTGCCGTACGCGGCGGAACTCTGCGCCCGGTCGGTGATCCTGGACGGCGGTCGGATCGTCGCCGACGCGCCCACCCTGGACGTGCTCACCGACGAGGAGCTGTTGGCGCGGCACCGCCTGGAGCTGCCGTACGCCTTCGACCCCCGCGCGGTGCCGCGCCCCTGA
- a CDS encoding DsbA family protein, with the protein MSSRKGQRDAARVVREQIAREKRRKRTLWTSIAAVLVLVIAGGIGWAVYSSQKSTSYTTPPGANDAGTGIVRGTGPVTIDLYEDYLCPACKQFQETSGPTVDQLVDEGKAKVVFHPVAYLNRFSTTEYSTRASAASGCAAKGGKFKEFTDALYAKQPPENSAGLSDEQLIDIGAGVGLDKGSFGSCVNDGTYKSWTEHVTEDASKSGVTGTPTIKVNGQPVDDRSPDGLKAAVAAAGK; encoded by the coding sequence ATGAGTAGTCGCAAGGGGCAGCGGGACGCGGCCCGGGTGGTCCGCGAGCAGATCGCCCGGGAGAAGCGCCGCAAGCGCACGCTCTGGACCTCGATCGCCGCGGTGCTGGTGCTGGTCATCGCCGGTGGCATCGGCTGGGCCGTCTACTCCAGCCAGAAGTCGACCAGCTACACCACCCCGCCCGGCGCCAACGACGCCGGCACCGGCATCGTGCGCGGCACCGGCCCGGTCACCATCGACCTGTACGAGGACTACCTCTGCCCGGCCTGCAAGCAGTTCCAGGAGACCTCCGGGCCGACCGTCGACCAGCTGGTCGACGAGGGCAAGGCGAAGGTGGTCTTCCATCCCGTCGCCTACTTGAACCGCTTCTCCACCACCGAGTACTCCACCCGCGCCTCGGCCGCCTCCGGCTGCGCCGCCAAGGGCGGCAAGTTCAAGGAGTTCACCGACGCCCTCTACGCCAAGCAGCCGCCGGAGAACAGCGCCGGGCTCAGCGACGAGCAGCTGATCGACATCGGCGCGGGCGTCGGGCTGGACAAGGGCTCCTTCGGCTCCTGCGTCAACGACGGCACGTACAAGTCCTGGACCGAGCACGTCACCGAGGACGCCAGCAAATCGGGCGTCACCGGCACCCCGACCATCAAGGTCAACGGCCAGCCGGTCGACGACCGCAGCCCGGACGGGCTGAAGGCAGCGGTGGCGGCGGCCGGCAAGTGA
- a CDS encoding MauE/DoxX family redox-associated membrane protein — translation MTVTTASRAAARWPRLRPWLGTAARLGLAAVWLIAGGAKVGDLAGSGRAVNAYQVMPYDLATVIGAALPFVELALGVLLLLGLATRLAAGVSTALLLVFIAGIASAWARGLAIDCGCFGSGGQLAAGRAPSYLPEILRDLGFLVMAGFLLIWPRTPFSVDGWLAGDPPVEDEDE, via the coding sequence ATGACCGTGACGACAGCATCCCGCGCCGCCGCCCGCTGGCCCCGCCTGCGGCCCTGGCTCGGCACCGCCGCCCGGCTCGGTCTCGCCGCCGTCTGGCTGATCGCCGGCGGCGCGAAGGTCGGTGACCTGGCCGGCTCCGGCCGGGCGGTCAACGCCTACCAGGTGATGCCGTACGACCTCGCCACCGTGATCGGCGCGGCGCTGCCCTTCGTCGAGCTGGCGCTCGGCGTGCTGCTGCTGCTCGGGCTGGCCACCCGGCTGGCCGCCGGGGTCTCCACGGCGCTGCTGCTGGTCTTCATCGCCGGCATCGCCTCGGCCTGGGCCCGCGGCCTGGCCATCGACTGCGGGTGTTTCGGCAGCGGCGGGCAGCTCGCCGCCGGCCGCGCCCCGAGCTACCTCCCGGAGATCCTCCGGGACCTGGGGTTCCTGGTCATGGCCGGGTTCCTGTTGATCTGGCCCCGCACCCCGTTCTCGGTGGACGGCTGGCTGGCGGGCGACCCACCCGTGGAGGACGAGGATGAGTAG
- a CDS encoding sigma-70 family RNA polymerase sigma factor: MIPTPRDRAADRHPAAEAARDRATEWALAARTGDPTAQAAFVRATQVEVWRFAAALVDPDSADDLTQETYLRAFRALPGFEGRSSARTWLLGIARRACADHLRVVVRRRRLDERLAGQAATDRPYPDPAGQLGATDLVRRLPAERRAAFVLTQLLGLSYAEAAAVEGVPVGTIRSRVARARGDLVDAVGDALAG, encoded by the coding sequence GTGATCCCCACCCCGCGCGACCGCGCCGCCGACCGCCACCCGGCGGCGGAGGCTGCCCGGGACCGGGCCACCGAGTGGGCGCTGGCCGCCCGCACCGGCGATCCCACCGCCCAGGCGGCCTTCGTCCGGGCCACCCAGGTCGAGGTGTGGCGCTTCGCCGCCGCCCTGGTCGACCCGGACAGCGCAGACGACCTGACCCAGGAGACCTACCTGCGGGCGTTCCGGGCGCTGCCCGGGTTCGAGGGACGCTCCAGCGCCCGCACCTGGCTGCTCGGCATCGCCCGCCGGGCCTGCGCCGACCACCTGCGGGTGGTCGTCCGCCGCCGGCGGCTCGACGAGCGGCTCGCCGGGCAGGCCGCCACCGACCGGCCGTACCCGGACCCGGCCGGGCAGCTCGGCGCGACCGACCTGGTCCGCCGGCTCCCCGCCGAACGCCGCGCCGCGTTCGTGCTCACCCAACTGCTCGGCCTGTCGTACGCCGAGGCCGCCGCCGTGGAGGGGGTGCCGGTGGGCACCATCCGCTCCCGGGTGGCCCGGGCCCGTGGCGACCTGGTCGACGCCGTCGGCGACGCGTTGGCCGGATGA
- a CDS encoding zf-HC2 domain-containing protein, which produces MTCDDVRVALSARLDGEDPQAPAGALDAHTAACPGCRSWLASAERVTRLTRLQAVEVPDLTAAVLAAAAAERAAHRDGRVAAARARRQVLRVAVAVAALAQLAVALPILLAGAGVAADPHTGREMASFDVALAVGFALAAWRPERARAFLPVALVLAGCLAATSVVDVAASTTALVHELGHLAAVVQAGLLWALTRSGGEPEHRRPTVLAPGRG; this is translated from the coding sequence ATGACGTGCGACGACGTACGCGTGGCGCTCTCCGCGCGGTTGGACGGCGAGGATCCGCAGGCCCCGGCCGGGGCGCTGGACGCGCACACCGCGGCCTGCCCGGGCTGTCGTTCCTGGCTGGCGTCCGCCGAGCGGGTGACCCGGCTCACCCGGTTGCAGGCGGTGGAGGTACCCGACCTGACCGCCGCGGTGCTGGCCGCGGCGGCGGCGGAGCGCGCGGCGCACCGCGACGGCCGGGTGGCGGCGGCGCGGGCCCGCCGGCAGGTGCTGCGGGTGGCGGTCGCGGTGGCCGCGCTGGCGCAGCTCGCCGTCGCGCTGCCGATCCTGCTGGCCGGGGCCGGCGTGGCGGCCGACCCGCACACCGGTCGCGAGATGGCCTCCTTCGACGTGGCGCTGGCGGTCGGGTTCGCGCTGGCGGCGTGGCGACCGGAGCGGGCCCGGGCGTTCCTGCCGGTGGCGCTGGTGCTGGCCGGCTGCCTGGCCGCGACCAGCGTGGTCGACGTGGCCGCGTCGACCACCGCGCTGGTGCACGAGCTGGGTCACCTGGCGGCCGTGGTGCAGGCCGGGCTGCTCTGGGCGCTGACCCGCTCCGGCGGCGAGCCGGAGCACCGGCGGCCGACCGTGCTCGCGCCGGGCCGTGGCTGA